Proteins found in one Plasmodium sp. gorilla clade G2 genome assembly, chromosome: 14 genomic segment:
- a CDS encoding serine/threonine protein kinase, which yields MSKTEYDILSLVNVVEEFSKYCSEYKKRHLTNSIHSCSINNEVNKNEEVVFKKTLQDFMNNVNLLSSNILQNQNINKCEIPQNMLYEKNGNKTIYDIKFYNEDKLNNENIFEDKIEGNNLEQIKSINDKEFVKYNDYGENIETIKNINEQNLLMQNKNDHINTYENFYMRKISTEYTSSEKSSDDNILIHNINNVLVKYVSGLDYTLNIRRISRKELIEQINQFYIIHNSNIQLNDYSTYLSDEVINILKQKKDNIKYIDKNNPFIIEKNDDFYKNNFLPFFYIPCNYLYIRNYCNENERCLETTYDTNDEKNSTTGNSYILSSPNQMYNTNTNSYNSRSNSIIARNTSSNKCNSPIFGINERNSSPNFGIFNESIKNDKDQYNMDPNYLIMRYNLNEEVDTTNDRPINYSDNMKSTNDNRYNSPNFNIEHIHNNINNNTQLNNYDICDINNFSDKKNNLNSNTSDFYQSISEFYKNNEKNFICQEQNNNNNTYIEKSSFFLNSNETNVLTNNKNHHSSGKNLISLCFDDELSSAITINNDCSLNKGIYNEYNNSEKAIVEDICYTTNYNDINMDHMNTYENDERKWMHEYCNGDYNLFRSKQLKKKKELLLSYISYNEKENKYKDEDNTMINVEIDNDTNRKNILYDTDNISFDDNISIHNHYNSINLKVIYEANKSEYGNNERMNFIKGQIILNKYKVVKVLSKTQFSTTLKCLNLLYKKVKNNKDVFLKNCDKYMKDYSDITHDKQNNSDKFVNLNIIKEKNEDYNRQHEIKNNLHDNNNQLINNKKKIEPKYVCLKVMKNGKQFLDQGLLELMVLNILCNDNTNNNLSNKNIIELYDSFYYKEHLIIVTEYMQSDLYNYFIRKGKLGTLGQLQILTKNLLEGLAYIHSKNLIHCDLKPENIMINMKKNKKNHKRDKYYKVNENGATTYNDAMEQNILNSSNINMSNKEENKIITYPSFDQSFIENKDTQYDDNQKTSNMLCDINKSYNNSVKDIDNNDNINIYSTKQFDKIKIIDFNSCIYESDKLEMYVQTRSYRSPEVLLQQNYDRKIDIWSLGCILFEFLTKKILFDYQNIYRFIYSIVSYIGPFPFYMINNCRIPHIFTKHGLIILKKFTTDNMYDNYIKEEQLNQVDDEEIIFNSKDFFRLNKKDNIITKDLLKNKNPNTSIPRKRNNSNSEIYYDVCYPSDNLLKNNFQISDKLFLDFLSSLLQIDPSKRCNATEALKHPWLQPNLYKDGL from the coding sequence ATGAGTAAGACAGAATATGATATTCTCTCACTTGTAAATGTAGTGGAAGAATTTAGCAAATATTGTTCAGAATATAAGAAGAGACACCTAACAAATTCTATACATTCTTGTTCTATTAACAACGaagttaataaaaatgaagaggtagtatttaaaaaaacattacAAGATTTTATGAACAATGTTAATTTATTAAGTAGTAATATTTTGCAAaaccaaaatataaataaatgtgaGATACCTCAGAATATGTTATATGAAAAGAATGGTAATAAAAcgatatatgatataaaattttacaaTGAAgacaaattaaataatgaaaatatattcgAAGATAAAATTGAAGGAAATAATTTGGAACAGATAAAATcaataaatgataaagaatttgtaaaatataatgattatgGAGAAAACATAGaaacaattaaaaatataaatgaacaaaatttattaatgcaaaataaaaatgatcatattaatacttatgaaaatttttatatgaggAAAATATCAACTGAATATACTTCATCAGAGAAAAGTAGTGacgataatatattaattcataatataaataatgtgcTTGTGAAATATGTAAGTGGATTAGATTATACATTGAATATTAGAAGAATATCAAGAAAAGAATTAATTGAACAAATTAatcaattttatattatacataatagtaatattcaATTAAATGATTATTCTACATATCTAAGTGATGaagtaataaatatactgaaacaaaaaaaggataatataaaatatatagataaaaataatccatttattatagaaaaaaatgatgatttttataaaaataatttcttgccttttttttatattccatgtaattatttatatataagaaattattgtaatgaaaatgaaagatGCTTGGAAACAACCTATGATACAAATGATGAAAAGAATTCTACTACAGgtaattcttatatattatcatctccTAATCAAATGTATAATACAAATACGAATAGTTATAATTCACGTTCAAATAGTATAATAGCTAGAAATACTTCTTCAAATAAATGTAACTCACCTATTTTTGGAATTAATGAAAGAAATTCATCACCTAACTTTGGAATATTTAATGAAAGTATCAAAAACGATAAGGATCAATATAATATGGATCCTAACTATTTAATCATGAGATATAATTTAAACGAAGAAGTAGATACTACAAATGATAGACCTATTAATTATTCAGATAATATGAAATCTACAAATGACAATAGATATAATTCAcctaattttaatatagaacacatacataataatattaataataatacacaaCTGAACAATTATGATATttgtgatataaataattttagcgataagaaaaataatctTAATAGCAATACTAGCGATTTTTATCAATCTATAAGcgaattttataaaaataatgaaaagaattttatttgtcaagaacaaaataacaataataatacatatattgaaaaatcTTCCTTTTTCTTAAATAGTAATGAAACTAATGtattaacaaataataaaaatcatcATTCGAGTGGAAAAAATCTAATTAGCTTATGCTTTGATGATGAATTATCAAGTGCTATAACAATAAACAACGATTGCTCTTTAAATAAAGGAATATacaatgaatataataactcTGAAAAAGCCATTGTCGAAGATATATGTTACACaacaaattataatgatataaatatggaCCATATGAACACATACGAAAATGATGAAAGAAAATGGATGCATGAATATTGCAATGGagattataatttatttagaTCAAAACaattgaaaaagaaaaaagagtTATTGTTATCTTACATATCTTATaatgaaaaggaaaataaatataaggaTGAAGATAATACGATGATAAATGTTGAAATAGATAATGATACAAATAGgaagaatattttatatgacaCAGACAATATTTCCTTTGATGACAATATTAGTATTCATAACCATTATAATAGTATAAATTTAAAGGTTATATATGAAGCTAACAAAAGCGAATATGGAAATAATGAACGTATGAATTTTATTAAAGGCCaaattattttgaataaatataaagtagTCAAAGTTTTATCAAAAACGCAATTTAGTACTACACTTAAATGTctcaatttattatataaaaaagttaaaaataataaagatgtaTTCCTAAAAAATtgtgataaatatatgaaagacTATTCAGATATAACACATGATAAACAAAACAATTCTGATAAATttgtaaatttaaatattataaaagaaaaaaatgaggaTTATAATAGACAacatgaaattaaaaataatttacatgATAACAATAAccaattaataaataataaaaaaaagatagaACCTAAATATGTTTGTTTAAAAGTAATGAAAAATGGAAAACAGTTTTTAGATCAAGGATTGTTAGAACTCATGGTCTTAAATATACTAtgtaatgataatacaaataataatttatctaataaaaacattatagaattatatgattccttttattataaagaaCATTTAATTATAGTAACAGAATACATGCAAAgtgatttatataattatttcattAGGAAAGGAAAATTAGGAACTTTAGGTCAATTACAAATATTGACAAAAAACTTATTAGAAGGATTAGCATATATACATTCGAAGAATTTAATACATTGTGATTTGAAAccagaaaatattatgataaatatgaaaaaaaataagaagaatCATAAAAgggataaatattataaagttAATGAAAATGGAGCTACTACATATAATGATGCAATGgaacaaaatattttgaattcatcaaatataaatatgtcaaataaagaagaaaataaaataattacgTATCCATCATTTGATCAATCatttattgaaaataaagatacacaatatgatgataatcaAAAGACATCAAATATGTTATgtgatattaataaatcataCAACAATAGTGTAAAagatattgataataatgataatataaatatatatagtactAAACAGTTTGATAAGATCAAAATAATCGATTTTAATAGTTGTATATATGAAAGCGATAAACTAGAAATGTATGTACAAACTCGATCTTATAGATCACCTGAAGTTTTATTACAGCAAAACTATGATAGGAAAATTGATATATGGAGTTTAGgatgtatattatttgaatttttaacaaaaaaaatattatttgattatcaaaatatttatcgttttatatattcaatagTTTCTTATATTGGACCTTTCCcattttatatgataaataattgTAGGATACCACATATCTTTACAAAACACggattaataatattaaaaaaatttacaacaGATAATATGTACgacaattatataaaagaagaacaATTAAATCAAgtagatgatgaagaaattatttttaattctaaAGATTTCTTTcgtttaaataaaaaagataatatcattacaaaagatttattaaaaaataaaaatccaAATACATCCATTCCAAGAAAACGTAACAATAGCAACAGTGAGATTTATTATGATGTATGTTATCCAAGTGATaacttattaaaaaataattttcaaaTAAGTGACAAATTATTTCTTGATTTtctttcatcattattacaAATAGATCCATCTAAAAGGTGTAATGCTACGGAAGCCTTAAAACATCCATGGCTTCAGCCAAATTTGTATAAAGAtggtttataa